In Prescottella soli, a genomic segment contains:
- a CDS encoding Rv1678 family membrane protein, which produces MHWGGRALDLVFTPEPPPPRVSGVALAGLRILAGLLWLYNVVWKTPPDFGEHADTGLYQLTHEAVEYPVLPPFSWLIEHVVLPNFTAFGWLTLLVESVLAVLLLTGTAVRLAALIGVGQSIAIGLSTAEAPGEWPWAYAMQIGIHLVLLLTPCAQYAAVDAVRAASARGVGAPVARRLLCGWGTVLAVTGLVALVVSLGNAWRAPLGGLVGYEKLEFSLGNYNLVGALVLLAVSALMLAAALARVPVLASAAAVLAAAAAVSIYVQLGRTDVWLGATATTAAVFVSAAVVAAATRRLLVQSAPATDVDAARSPETQGD; this is translated from the coding sequence ATGCACTGGGGTGGCCGTGCGCTCGACCTGGTCTTCACCCCGGAGCCACCGCCACCGCGGGTCTCCGGTGTGGCTCTGGCGGGTCTGCGCATTCTGGCCGGATTGCTGTGGCTGTACAACGTCGTGTGGAAGACACCGCCGGACTTCGGTGAACACGCCGACACCGGGCTGTACCAGCTCACCCACGAGGCGGTCGAGTATCCGGTGCTGCCGCCGTTCAGCTGGCTGATCGAGCACGTGGTGCTGCCGAACTTCACCGCATTCGGGTGGCTGACCCTCCTAGTGGAATCGGTACTCGCGGTGCTGCTGCTGACCGGGACTGCGGTGCGACTGGCCGCGCTGATCGGCGTCGGTCAATCCATCGCGATCGGCCTCTCGACCGCGGAGGCGCCGGGCGAATGGCCGTGGGCGTACGCGATGCAGATCGGTATTCACCTCGTGCTGCTGCTCACGCCCTGTGCGCAGTACGCCGCCGTCGACGCCGTCCGAGCAGCGAGTGCGCGCGGAGTCGGCGCGCCGGTAGCTCGGCGACTGTTGTGCGGTTGGGGAACGGTCCTCGCCGTGACCGGGCTCGTCGCGCTCGTCGTCTCCCTCGGAAATGCCTGGCGTGCACCGCTCGGCGGGCTCGTCGGATACGAGAAGCTCGAGTTCTCGCTCGGTAATTACAACCTGGTCGGCGCGCTGGTCCTGCTCGCCGTGTCGGCATTGATGCTCGCGGCCGCGCTGGCGCGAGTGCCGGTACTCGCATCGGCTGCCGCAGTACTGGCAGCCGCGGCCGCGGTGTCGATCTATGTCCAGCTCGGCAGAACCGATGTCTGGCTCGGCGCAACCGCCACGACCGCAGCGGTGTTCGTGAGCGCCGCGGTGGTGGCCGCTGCGACCCGACGCCTGCTCGTGCAGTCCGCTCCCGCAACGGACGTGGACGCCGCTCGTTCACCCGAGACCCAAGGAGACTGA
- a CDS encoding alpha-keto acid decarboxylase family protein, translated as MARTVIQYVLGRLEEIGVGDVFGVAGDYAFPVNDAIVGHAAINWVGCSNELNAAYAADGYARMRGVGAVCTTFGVGELAAMSGIAGSCAEHLAVFHVVGTPNLATQEGRALVHHTLGNGEFDLFHTMAEPIVCASAIMTPQNAASETERLIAAALYHRRPVYMAIPGDVADTPVLATAPAPSVPTSDPEALAAATDAVNAALGNAGQACVLPGVLVRRLGLQDAAAAFVDAAGLPFATMFGDKSVLGENHPNYIGMYVGRLMGEPVRAFVESCDAVVMIGAMLTDGNTAGHTVRLDPAKAITIDHHRTTVGSVVYRNVEMADILARLSARESKSFRRPDIAPGTPGPVTGDGDDAITADALYPRLAGFFRPDDVIMSDTGTSSLGLTFAQMPAGAEFHNQTLWASIGWATPAAFGAAVGAPGRRLVLVTGEGSHQMTVQEIGEFGRRGLRPIVFVLNNSGYLSERMLCKDETIAYNDIAAWNYTELPHAMGCQGWFTARADTCGELDEALRTAEQADAAAYIEVVTDAYEAPPMYRKLHENVESFYNVP; from the coding sequence ATGGCCAGGACCGTCATTCAGTACGTCTTGGGGCGACTCGAGGAGATCGGCGTCGGCGACGTCTTCGGCGTGGCAGGGGATTACGCGTTTCCCGTCAACGACGCGATCGTCGGGCACGCCGCGATCAATTGGGTCGGTTGCAGCAACGAGCTCAACGCCGCCTACGCCGCTGACGGGTATGCCCGGATGCGCGGGGTCGGCGCGGTGTGCACCACCTTCGGAGTGGGCGAACTGGCCGCGATGAGCGGTATTGCGGGCTCGTGCGCCGAACATCTTGCGGTGTTCCATGTGGTCGGCACGCCCAACCTGGCGACACAGGAAGGGCGAGCGCTGGTGCATCACACGTTGGGCAACGGCGAATTCGACCTGTTCCACACGATGGCGGAGCCGATCGTGTGCGCCAGTGCGATCATGACGCCGCAGAACGCGGCATCCGAGACCGAGCGGCTGATCGCCGCAGCGCTGTACCACCGTCGTCCGGTCTACATGGCGATTCCCGGCGACGTCGCGGACACGCCCGTGCTGGCGACCGCACCGGCGCCCAGCGTGCCGACCAGCGATCCCGAGGCGCTGGCGGCGGCCACCGACGCGGTGAACGCTGCACTCGGCAACGCCGGTCAGGCATGCGTGCTGCCGGGGGTGCTGGTCAGGCGGCTCGGCCTGCAGGATGCGGCCGCGGCGTTCGTCGACGCCGCAGGCCTGCCCTTCGCGACGATGTTCGGCGACAAGTCGGTGCTCGGCGAGAATCACCCGAACTACATCGGCATGTACGTCGGCCGGCTGATGGGCGAACCCGTCCGCGCATTCGTCGAATCGTGCGACGCCGTGGTGATGATCGGCGCGATGTTGACCGATGGAAACACCGCTGGACACACCGTTCGCCTGGACCCGGCAAAGGCGATCACCATCGACCATCACCGCACCACCGTGGGTTCGGTGGTCTACCGGAACGTGGAGATGGCCGACATCCTCGCGCGCCTGTCCGCGCGTGAGAGCAAGAGCTTTCGACGACCGGACATCGCACCCGGGACGCCCGGACCGGTCACCGGTGATGGTGACGACGCCATCACCGCCGACGCGCTCTATCCGCGCCTGGCCGGCTTCTTTCGCCCGGACGACGTGATCATGTCCGACACCGGGACCTCTTCGCTGGGTTTGACTTTCGCGCAGATGCCCGCGGGCGCGGAGTTTCACAACCAGACCCTGTGGGCGTCGATAGGTTGGGCGACTCCGGCGGCGTTCGGCGCCGCGGTCGGCGCTCCGGGGCGGCGGCTCGTCCTGGTCACCGGCGAAGGTTCTCACCAGATGACCGTCCAGGAGATCGGCGAGTTCGGTCGGCGCGGCTTGCGCCCGATCGTCTTCGTGCTCAACAACTCCGGCTACCTCAGCGAGCGCATGCTGTGCAAGGACGAGACGATCGCCTACAACGACATCGCAGCCTGGAACTACACCGAGCTTCCTCATGCGATGGGCTGCCAGGGCTGGTTCACCGCCCGCGCCGACACCTGCGGCGAACTCGACGAGGCGCTCAGGACGGCCGAGCAGGCCGACGCCGCCGCCTACATCGAAGTCGTTACCGACGCCTACGAGGCCCCGCCGATGTACCGGAAGCTGCACGAGAACGTCGAATCGTTCTACAACGTCCCGTAA
- a CDS encoding sensor histidine kinase, protein MTRTSDRLEGLVEALLDVTSGLELPDTLRRVAAAGMRLTGARYGAVAVRDESGTGLSQCVYEGAEDPGRPPAPDRVPAGHPPLRAFLEVPILVRGRMFGNLYLTDKRHGASFGVDDETLVRALASAAGVAIDNARLYDQSRVRRRRLEALQDVSTELLAGGDPDRALQLVADRALELTDADQSFLAMPADPDEPDDDVDELVIAVASGPESARAIGRHLPVMRSSTGRAFRMRTPSSSDRLEYAPFDRALDAFGPALIVPLRAAGGVTGVLVTMRRRGRPAFDADQLALMTSFADQAALALRLAAAQREKIELDLLADRDRIARDLHDHVIQRLFAAGLSLHGTLARLESPALRDRIDSTIDELQTVIGDIRTAIFDLHDGSGEPGPLGQRVRRAVADLTANCSMGTDVRLRGSLADLSPVVADHVEAVVREAVANAVRHSGAESVRIVVDVGDRVTVEVVDDGCGIGEPVERSGLANLSARAEEVGGTFEFGSSGAGGTQIVWSAPVAD, encoded by the coding sequence GTGACTCGTACGAGTGATCGGCTCGAGGGTCTCGTCGAGGCGTTGCTGGATGTCACGTCGGGTCTCGAGTTGCCCGATACGCTGCGCCGCGTCGCCGCCGCGGGGATGCGGCTGACCGGGGCGCGGTACGGCGCGGTCGCGGTTCGGGACGAAAGCGGCACCGGGCTGTCGCAGTGCGTGTACGAGGGGGCCGAGGATCCGGGTCGACCGCCGGCGCCGGACAGGGTGCCGGCGGGGCACCCGCCGCTGCGCGCCTTCCTCGAGGTGCCGATCCTGGTGCGCGGACGGATGTTCGGGAATCTGTACCTGACCGACAAGCGGCACGGCGCGTCGTTCGGTGTCGACGACGAGACCCTCGTGCGCGCGCTGGCGTCCGCCGCGGGCGTCGCGATCGACAATGCCCGCCTCTACGACCAATCGCGGGTGCGTCGGCGTCGGCTCGAGGCGTTGCAGGACGTCAGTACCGAGCTGCTGGCGGGTGGCGATCCGGACCGGGCGCTGCAGCTGGTGGCCGACCGCGCGCTCGAGCTCACCGACGCCGATCAGTCGTTCCTGGCGATGCCGGCCGATCCGGACGAACCGGACGACGATGTGGACGAACTGGTGATCGCGGTGGCGTCGGGTCCGGAGTCGGCGCGGGCGATCGGCCGCCACCTCCCCGTCATGCGTTCGAGCACCGGTCGGGCGTTCCGGATGCGCACGCCGAGCAGTTCCGACCGCCTCGAGTACGCGCCGTTCGACCGCGCGCTCGACGCGTTCGGCCCGGCTCTGATCGTTCCGCTCCGGGCTGCGGGCGGTGTCACCGGCGTTCTCGTGACGATGCGTCGACGCGGGCGTCCGGCGTTCGACGCGGACCAGCTGGCGTTGATGACCTCGTTCGCGGACCAGGCGGCGTTGGCGTTGCGGTTGGCCGCCGCGCAGCGGGAGAAGATCGAGCTGGACCTGCTGGCGGACCGGGACCGGATCGCCCGCGACCTGCACGACCACGTGATCCAGCGGCTATTCGCGGCCGGCTTGTCGTTGCACGGCACGCTGGCGCGTCTCGAGTCGCCGGCTCTGCGCGACCGGATCGATTCGACGATCGACGAGTTGCAGACCGTCATCGGTGACATCCGCACGGCGATCTTCGATCTGCACGACGGCTCCGGTGAACCGGGGCCCCTCGGGCAGCGGGTGCGGCGCGCCGTCGCGGACCTGACCGCGAACTGTTCGATGGGAACGGATGTTCGATTACGGGGTTCGCTCGCGGACCTGTCCCCTGTCGTCGCTGACCATGTCGAGGCGGTGGTGCGGGAGGCGGTGGCCAACGCGGTTCGACACTCGGGCGCCGAGTCCGTGCGCATCGTGGTCGACGTCGGTGACCGGGTGACGGTCGAGGTCGTCGACGACGGATGCGGTATCGGGGAGCCCGTCGAGCGCAGCGGTCTGGCCAATCTGTCGGCGCGTGCTGAGGAGGTCGGGGGGACGTTCGAGTTCGGTTCGAGCGGTGCCGGCGGGACGCAGATCGTGTGGTCGGCACCCGTGGCGGATTGA
- a CDS encoding glycoside hydrolase family 65 protein: MVAVGASFDSDCELCTLSAAAGEAGEWLLMFTGFDPATEGRREALLTLANGYLGTRGALPECRADGVHYPGVYVAGCYNRLTSIVDETRHEDESLVNLPDWTGVTFRSGGGEWFSPASGFEYEHHHVGLDLRGGVLLRESVVVDGQGRRTRLRQRRIVSMADPHLAAVDTVVRPENWSGTLALRSTLDADVRNSNVPDLLQFADRHLTEVSAGGLGDDMIWLRAQTSQSRVQVSQAARTRVRVDGMGVAATHSRRFEPEAVSDHVAVEVRRGQRVEMEKIVAVYTSRDRAISEALSAAQESAHTARGYEDLLAAHVEAWDALWRRFAVSLDTGVRSRQAANVQIFHVLQTLSPHTADMDVGVPARGLHGEAYRGHVFWDDVFVFPLLNMRLPELTRALLLYRYRRLPHARRLAAAQGLRGALIPWQSGSDGREETPRVLFNPRSGRWMPDHSRRQYHVNVAVAYNVWHYWEATADLGFLAAFGAEMLVENARFWASLAVYDPATDRFDIRGVMGPDEFHDGYPDRPGTGIDNSAYVNVMIAWSLARALDAYRILGENEAVGLWERLDVDDAELEFWDRLRRRLRLCFLDNGLLAQFEGYESLAELDWAAYRAKYGNIGRLDLILESEGDSCIRYRASKQADVLMLLYLFTAEELTSLIEELGYPFDPETIPDTVEYYLARTTHGSTLSRVAHAWVLARGNRRGSWQMLGESLEADLSDTQGGTTREGIHLGAMAGSIDILQRCYSGFDIRGDVLWLHPLLPDELRVLEFDIRYRDHWIHLRCDHKELTVSTKASAAAPIRVDIHGREYELAAGEWVTVAADEP; the protein is encoded by the coding sequence ATGGTGGCGGTCGGTGCGTCGTTCGATTCCGATTGCGAGTTGTGCACGCTGTCGGCGGCGGCCGGCGAGGCCGGCGAATGGCTGCTGATGTTCACCGGTTTCGACCCTGCGACAGAGGGCCGGCGGGAGGCGCTGCTGACCCTCGCGAACGGGTACCTGGGCACGCGCGGTGCGTTGCCGGAGTGCCGTGCGGACGGCGTCCACTACCCCGGCGTGTACGTGGCGGGCTGCTACAACCGGCTGACCTCGATCGTGGACGAGACGCGGCACGAGGACGAGAGCCTGGTCAACCTTCCGGACTGGACCGGGGTGACGTTTCGCTCCGGCGGCGGCGAGTGGTTCTCCCCCGCGAGTGGATTCGAGTACGAGCATCATCATGTGGGGCTCGATCTGCGCGGCGGGGTTTTGCTGCGGGAATCGGTCGTCGTCGATGGGCAGGGACGGCGTACCCGGTTGCGTCAGCGCCGGATCGTGTCGATGGCGGACCCGCACCTGGCAGCGGTGGACACGGTCGTGCGACCGGAGAACTGGTCGGGCACGCTGGCGCTGCGGTCGACTCTGGACGCGGACGTGCGGAACTCGAACGTCCCGGATCTGCTTCAGTTCGCCGACCGGCATCTGACCGAGGTGAGTGCCGGGGGCCTGGGGGACGACATGATCTGGTTGCGGGCACAGACGAGTCAGTCGCGGGTGCAGGTGTCGCAGGCGGCCCGGACCCGCGTGCGCGTGGACGGGATGGGGGTCGCGGCGACGCATTCGCGCCGGTTCGAGCCCGAGGCCGTGAGTGACCACGTCGCGGTGGAGGTGCGGCGCGGTCAGCGGGTGGAGATGGAGAAGATCGTCGCGGTGTACACCTCGCGCGATCGTGCGATCTCGGAGGCGCTGTCGGCGGCGCAGGAGTCGGCGCACACGGCGCGGGGGTACGAGGACCTGCTGGCAGCGCACGTCGAGGCGTGGGATGCGCTGTGGCGGCGGTTCGCGGTGTCGCTGGACACGGGCGTGCGGTCGCGTCAGGCGGCGAACGTCCAGATCTTCCACGTACTGCAGACGTTGTCGCCGCACACCGCCGACATGGACGTGGGTGTGCCGGCGCGCGGCCTGCACGGCGAGGCGTACCGGGGCCATGTCTTCTGGGACGACGTGTTCGTGTTCCCGCTACTGAACATGCGACTGCCGGAGCTGACCCGCGCGCTGCTGCTGTACCGGTACCGACGGCTGCCGCACGCGCGGCGGCTCGCGGCCGCGCAGGGGCTGCGGGGCGCGTTGATTCCGTGGCAGAGCGGCAGCGATGGCCGGGAGGAGACGCCGCGGGTGCTGTTCAATCCGCGGTCGGGTCGGTGGATGCCGGACCATTCGCGGCGCCAGTACCACGTGAATGTGGCGGTCGCGTACAACGTGTGGCACTACTGGGAGGCGACTGCCGATCTGGGTTTCCTCGCGGCGTTCGGGGCGGAGATGCTGGTGGAGAACGCGCGGTTCTGGGCGAGCCTGGCGGTGTACGACCCGGCGACGGACCGGTTCGACATCCGCGGGGTGATGGGCCCGGACGAGTTCCACGACGGGTACCCGGACCGGCCGGGGACGGGGATCGACAACAGCGCGTACGTGAACGTGATGATCGCGTGGTCGTTGGCGCGGGCGTTGGACGCCTACCGGATTCTGGGCGAGAACGAGGCCGTGGGGCTGTGGGAACGGCTCGACGTGGACGACGCCGAGCTCGAGTTCTGGGATCGCCTGCGCCGGCGGCTGCGGCTGTGCTTCCTGGACAACGGGCTGCTCGCCCAGTTCGAGGGGTACGAGTCGCTGGCCGAGCTGGACTGGGCGGCGTACCGGGCCAAGTACGGGAACATCGGCCGGCTGGATCTGATCCTGGAGTCCGAGGGAGACAGCTGTATCCGGTATCGGGCGTCCAAGCAGGCGGACGTGTTGATGCTGCTGTACCTGTTCACGGCCGAGGAATTGACGTCGCTCATCGAGGAGCTGGGCTACCCGTTCGATCCGGAGACGATTCCGGACACTGTCGAGTACTACCTGGCGCGGACCACGCACGGGTCGACGCTCAGTCGCGTCGCCCATGCGTGGGTGCTCGCGCGTGGAAACCGGCGCGGGTCGTGGCAGATGCTCGGCGAGTCGCTCGAGGCGGATCTGTCGGACACCCAGGGCGGGACCACGCGGGAAGGGATTCATCTGGGCGCGATGGCGGGGAGCATCGACATCCTCCAGCGCTGCTACAGCGGTTTCGACATCCGCGGCGACGTGCTGTGGCTGCACCCGCTGCTGCCCGACGAGCTGCGGGTTCTCGAGTTCGACATCCGGTACCGCGATCACTGGATCCATCTGCGGTGCGATCACAAGGAGCTGACCGTGTCGACCAAGGCGAGTGCGGCCGCGCCGATCCGCGTCGACATCCACGGGCGGGAGTACGAGTTAGCGGCCGGTGAGTGGGTGACGGTTGCGGCGGACGAACCGTGA
- a CDS encoding universal stress protein produces the protein MNGDVDRTGVVVGVDESGAAFDALDWAARVAGMRHAPLHVAHALPTPGVYLSGAAVLAQAQFDEQLRESAEEVTARAREQLGADHPEVEFTTAIYPGPPASALLDVGADAELLVLGATGAGTIGAALVGSTGQRVANHARCPVAICRGGRVPEHDPRPVVVGVDGSESSVRAVGVAFEYAALFGVPLLAVHTWGPDRPVDRHGALRLVDWARVESEARAVLGEAVAGWVDEYPDVEVDERLERSSPGRVLMEYSRRAQLVVVGSRGHSRLRGVLLGSTSQNLLHHAECPVIVCRATHEIAE, from the coding sequence GTGAACGGGGACGTGGACAGGACAGGCGTCGTGGTCGGGGTCGACGAGTCCGGCGCGGCGTTCGACGCGTTGGACTGGGCGGCCCGGGTCGCGGGGATGCGGCATGCTCCGCTGCACGTGGCGCACGCGCTGCCGACGCCCGGCGTGTACCTGAGCGGGGCGGCCGTGCTGGCGCAGGCGCAGTTCGACGAGCAGCTGCGGGAGTCGGCGGAAGAGGTGACGGCACGGGCGCGGGAGCAGCTCGGCGCCGATCATCCCGAGGTCGAGTTCACGACCGCGATCTATCCGGGACCACCGGCGTCGGCGTTGCTCGACGTCGGCGCGGACGCCGAGCTGCTGGTGCTCGGTGCGACGGGTGCCGGGACGATCGGTGCGGCACTGGTGGGATCGACAGGTCAGCGGGTCGCCAATCACGCGCGGTGCCCGGTCGCGATCTGCCGGGGAGGCCGGGTGCCGGAACACGATCCGCGGCCGGTGGTGGTGGGTGTGGACGGCAGCGAGTCGAGTGTGCGGGCGGTGGGGGTGGCGTTCGAGTACGCGGCGCTGTTCGGGGTCCCCCTGCTGGCCGTCCACACGTGGGGTCCGGATCGGCCGGTGGACCGGCACGGCGCGTTGCGGCTGGTGGACTGGGCGAGGGTGGAGTCGGAGGCGCGGGCGGTGCTCGGCGAGGCGGTCGCCGGGTGGGTCGACGAGTACCCGGACGTCGAGGTGGACGAGCGCCTCGAGCGGAGCAGCCCCGGGCGGGTGCTGATGGAGTACTCGCGACGGGCGCAGCTGGTCGTGGTCGGCAGCCGTGGCCACAGTCGGCTCCGGGGCGTGTTGCTGGGGTCGACCAGCCAGAACCTGCTGCACCACGCGGAGTGCCCGGTCATCGTGTGCCGGGCGACCCACGAGATCGCCGAGTGA
- a CDS encoding Hsp20/alpha crystallin family protein produces the protein MSNVPARRRSVFPDLTELFDAFPVTGFRPPFGGNLIRVEDRVEEDKYVLRAELPGLDPATDINVSVQDGQLTIEAERSEERSEGGRSEFAYGSFSRTVSLPAGADEDQVEASYSKGILEVTVGLVAKEHGAKHIEVKPGD, from the coding sequence ATGTCGAATGTTCCCGCGCGTCGCCGGTCCGTATTTCCCGATCTGACCGAGCTGTTCGACGCCTTTCCCGTGACCGGGTTCCGTCCGCCGTTCGGCGGCAATCTGATTCGGGTCGAAGATCGGGTCGAGGAGGACAAGTACGTGCTGCGGGCCGAGCTGCCCGGGCTCGATCCGGCGACGGACATCAACGTCAGTGTGCAGGACGGTCAGCTGACGATCGAGGCCGAGCGGTCGGAGGAGAGGTCGGAGGGCGGTCGATCGGAGTTCGCGTACGGCTCGTTCAGCCGGACGGTGTCGCTGCCGGCCGGTGCGGACGAGGACCAGGTCGAGGCGAGTTACTCGAAGGGCATTCTCGAGGTGACGGTGGGCCTGGTCGCGAAGGAGCACGGCGCCAAGCACATCGAGGTCAAGCCCGGCGACTGA
- a CDS encoding universal stress protein translates to MITAPIVVGVDGSPAGEPATAAAFEEASLHHAELVALHAWSDRDLSVVGTVAPHLGHRIEWPSTKAAERAVLAEALAGWREKYPDVAVRALVVQDRPVRNLLMHGTGARLIVVGGRGRGGFQGMTLGSTSTALLHTVTCPLLVVRSR, encoded by the coding sequence ATGATCACCGCCCCGATCGTCGTCGGCGTCGACGGCTCGCCGGCCGGTGAACCCGCGACCGCCGCGGCGTTCGAGGAGGCGTCGCTGCACCACGCGGAACTCGTGGCCCTGCACGCGTGGTCCGATCGCGACCTGTCCGTGGTCGGCACGGTCGCCCCGCACCTCGGGCACCGGATCGAATGGCCGTCCACCAAGGCGGCGGAACGCGCGGTCCTCGCCGAGGCCCTCGCCGGCTGGCGGGAGAAATACCCCGACGTCGCGGTTCGCGCGCTCGTCGTGCAGGACCGGCCCGTGCGCAACCTCCTCATGCACGGCACCGGGGCGCGGCTCATCGTCGTCGGCGGTCGCGGGCGCGGCGGATTCCAGGGCATGACCCTCGGATCGACCAGCACCGCCCTGCTGCACACCGTGACGTGCCCGCTGCTGGTGGTGCGCTCGCGATAG
- a CDS encoding CBS domain-containing protein, with translation MRAGDIMTRQVVTVPEHATLAHAARLLGTAPEATLQVVDAAGHLVGILTATHLLERIRTVLSDTDLGAAAAGAVADAMTTPVLAMRAETDIAHVAAALADTDTYAVPVVDGFTPIGTITRLELVRALTGTGPAPAPPPRSHP, from the coding sequence ATGCGCGCCGGCGACATCATGACCCGACAGGTCGTCACCGTCCCGGAGCACGCCACGCTCGCGCACGCCGCACGGCTGCTCGGCACCGCCCCCGAGGCGACCCTCCAGGTCGTCGACGCCGCCGGTCATCTCGTCGGCATCCTCACCGCCACGCACCTGCTCGAACGCATCCGAACGGTCCTGTCCGACACCGACCTCGGGGCGGCCGCGGCCGGCGCGGTCGCCGACGCGATGACCACCCCCGTCCTCGCGATGCGCGCCGAGACCGACATCGCCCACGTCGCGGCCGCGCTCGCCGACACCGACACCTACGCGGTGCCCGTCGTCGACGGCTTCACCCCGATCGGCACGATCACCCGCCTCGAACTGGTCCGCGCGCTGACCGGCACCGGACCCGCCCCCGCACCACCGCCGAGGAGCCACCCATGA